In bacterium 336/3, the following proteins share a genomic window:
- a CDS encoding transcriptional regulator translates to MEILEAKEQFIQAWGTLGSSWGISRTMAQIHALLLVSSEPLSTEDIMEKLQISRGNTNMTVRELIDWGLVYKEIIVGERREFFVAEKDIWIVSKCILRERKKRELDPLKRVFDNLAQMQNSSQTKEHQDFTKLIKDIQILSEGADTVISKLIKVERNWFLESFLKLFGKKKKVNKDKA, encoded by the coding sequence ATGGAGATTTTAGAAGCAAAAGAGCAATTTATACAAGCTTGGGGGACATTGGGCTCTTCGTGGGGAATCAGTAGGACAATGGCTCAGATACACGCATTATTATTGGTATCTTCTGAGCCATTGTCCACAGAAGATATTATGGAAAAACTCCAAATTTCAAGAGGTAATACAAACATGACTGTTCGTGAACTCATTGATTGGGGTTTGGTTTATAAAGAAATTATTGTGGGTGAAAGAAGGGAGTTTTTTGTGGCAGAAAAAGATATATGGATAGTCAGTAAATGTATTTTGAGAGAACGCAAAAAAAGAGAATTAGACCCACTTAAAAGAGTATTTGACAATCTAGCTCAAATGCAAAATAGTTCTCAAACAAAAGAGCATCAAGATTTCACAAAACTCATCAAAGATATTCAAATACTTTCAGAGGGAGCAGATACAGTCATTAGCAAATTGATTAAAGTAGAAAGGAATTGGTTTTTAGAATCTTTTCTAAAGTTGTTTGGCAAAAAAAAGAAAGTTAATAAGGATAAGGCATAA
- a CDS encoding RND transporter MFP subunit, with protein sequence MKKVMYIASAVLFVAISGWLINYFYQKSKKNPTIYVVEKPFSTTIIKKTVATGSITPRKEVQVKPSVSGVIEALYVEAGQPVKAGQLIAKVKLVPNLDGLNRDQLTLNTAQNNLETARINYQNSLIEFERNKKLYDQKVISHQEFVRFETDLNVRKEALNAAQRNLGLTQQGAVQRSGGVSNDVYSTVDGIILDVPVKVGSSVIERSNFNEGTTIAAIADMNSLVFEGKIDESEVGKLKEGMVLDLQVGAVEGKTFKAELEYISPKGVNEEGAIKFNIRAKILLKEGDYLRAGYSANADIVLEKKENILALKESWVEFKGDTAYVYIEKEPQVFTKKIVKTGISDGINIEIVSGVEKSAKIRGQEKKNEPKPEEKEKEKKQS encoded by the coding sequence ATGAAGAAGGTAATGTATATTGCGTCAGCTGTTTTATTTGTAGCTATTTCTGGCTGGCTCATCAATTATTTCTATCAAAAATCTAAGAAAAACCCTACAATTTATGTTGTAGAAAAACCTTTTAGTACTACTATTATCAAAAAAACAGTTGCCACGGGCTCTATTACACCACGTAAAGAAGTACAAGTAAAACCCTCTGTTTCAGGCGTTATTGAGGCTCTGTATGTAGAAGCTGGGCAACCTGTAAAAGCAGGACAATTGATTGCCAAAGTAAAACTTGTACCCAATTTAGATGGTTTAAATAGAGATCAGCTTACGCTCAATACAGCTCAAAACAATTTGGAAACTGCTCGCATCAACTATCAAAATTCGTTGATAGAGTTTGAACGAAATAAAAAATTATATGACCAGAAAGTAATTTCTCATCAGGAATTTGTACGCTTCGAAACAGACTTAAATGTTCGTAAAGAAGCCTTGAATGCTGCTCAAAGAAACTTAGGACTTACCCAGCAAGGAGCTGTACAACGCTCAGGAGGTGTTTCTAATGATGTCTATTCTACTGTAGATGGTATTATTTTGGATGTACCTGTAAAAGTGGGTAGTTCTGTTATTGAAAGAAGTAATTTCAATGAAGGTACAACCATTGCTGCTATTGCTGATATGAACAGTCTTGTTTTTGAAGGTAAAATTGACGAATCAGAAGTAGGAAAGCTTAAAGAAGGAATGGTTTTAGATTTGCAAGTAGGTGCTGTAGAAGGCAAAACTTTTAAAGCTGAATTAGAATATATCTCACCTAAAGGCGTAAATGAAGAAGGAGCTATCAAATTTAATATTAGAGCTAAAATTCTTTTAAAAGAAGGTGATTATTTAAGAGCTGGTTATAGTGCCAATGCTGATATTGTGCTGGAGAAAAAAGAAAATATTTTAGCCTTGAAAGAAAGCTGGGTAGAATTTAAAGGTGATACTGCTTACGTATATATAGAAAAAGAGCCTCAAGTATTTACTAAGAAAATAGTAAAAACAGGTATTTCGGATGGTATCAATATCGAAATAGTAAGCGGTGTAGAAAAAAGTGCCAAAATCAGAGGGCAGGAAAAGAAAAACGAACCTAAGCCTGAAGAAAAAGAGAAAGAGAAAAAACAAAGTTAA
- a CDS encoding ABC transporter permease, translating into MFDIDKWQEILHTIRKNKLRTIITMLGVAWGIFMLVILLGAGKGFENGVNKQFDIAKNAVFVWSQRTSIEYKGLKPGRFIRFTNDDVFAIRNEIPEMGVVAPRNQLFGSFTVNRDTKSASFSVFGEYPDYTKVRPTIITDGRFINDLDIKDRRKVCVIGKRVQELLFKDGENPMGQYIKVKGVSFKVVGVFKGVAKGDDAQQEAETIFLPSTTLQYTFNQLNTVHFFALTPKDGVPAKIIETKVKSLLAKRHYVHPDDVKAFGSANVEEEFQRVQGLFFIIGAFSWFVGILTIVAGVVGVSNIMLIVVKERTKEIGIRKALGATPMSIISLILQESIVITSLAGYVGLIGGIGVLELVNSTGAEGPFFSNPEVDLQAAIAATVTLVVSGTLAGLIPAKRAASVRPVVALSEE; encoded by the coding sequence ATGTTTGATATAGATAAATGGCAAGAAATTTTACATACCATTCGTAAAAACAAACTACGTACTATTATTACGATGCTCGGTGTCGCTTGGGGTATTTTCATGCTTGTAATTCTTTTGGGAGCAGGAAAAGGCTTTGAAAATGGTGTGAATAAACAATTTGATATTGCTAAAAATGCTGTTTTCGTTTGGTCTCAAAGAACAAGTATTGAATACAAAGGCTTAAAACCAGGCAGATTTATTCGTTTTACCAATGATGATGTTTTTGCCATCCGAAATGAAATTCCTGAAATGGGCGTGGTAGCTCCCAGAAACCAATTATTTGGTTCTTTTACAGTGAACCGAGATACAAAAAGTGCTTCTTTTAGTGTGTTTGGCGAATACCCTGACTATACCAAAGTAAGACCTACTATTATCACAGATGGTCGTTTTATCAACGATTTGGACATCAAAGACAGAAGAAAAGTTTGTGTGATTGGAAAACGTGTTCAGGAATTGTTATTCAAAGATGGTGAAAATCCAATGGGGCAATATATTAAAGTCAAAGGCGTTTCGTTTAAAGTCGTAGGTGTTTTTAAAGGTGTTGCTAAAGGAGATGATGCCCAACAAGAAGCAGAGACTATTTTCTTGCCTAGTACAACATTACAATATACCTTCAATCAGCTGAATACAGTACATTTTTTTGCTCTTACCCCCAAAGATGGCGTTCCTGCAAAAATTATAGAAACAAAAGTAAAAAGTTTATTAGCCAAAAGGCATTATGTCCATCCTGATGATGTAAAAGCATTTGGTTCTGCCAATGTAGAAGAAGAATTTCAGAGAGTACAAGGTTTGTTTTTCATCATTGGAGCATTTAGTTGGTTTGTCGGTATCCTGACAATTGTAGCAGGTGTGGTTGGTGTAAGTAACATTATGCTCATAGTCGTAAAAGAAAGAACCAAAGAAATAGGTATCCGAAAAGCTTTAGGTGCAACACCTATGTCCATTATCTCACTTATATTACAAGAATCTATCGTCATTACGAGTTTAGCAGGTTATGTAGGACTTATTGGGGGAATTGGTGTTTTGGAACTTGTCAACAGTACTGGAGCAGAAGGACCATTTTTCAGCAATCCAGAAGTAGATTTACAAGCAGCTATTGCTGCAACTGTTACATTGGTTGTTTCAGGTACACTTGCAGGTTTAATTCCTGCCAAACGAGCAGCCAGTGTTAGACCTGTAGTGGCTCTCAGTGAAGAATAA
- a CDS encoding ABC transporter permease: protein MFDSDKWQEIFATIKKNKLRTFLTALGVGWGIFMLVFLLGVGKGMENGVKREFAGESVNSIWVWRGKTTLPYKGLKPGREIFFTNEDYETAQNKMNNIDFIGVRNSLWGEFTINYKNKNGSFQVYGSNYNFFKLNGEKIINGRFINDLDMDEKRKIVVIGVRVKNILFGDKDPIGEYIEIKGVHFKVVGVFTRKGGNGRLEERIYMPFTTYQATFNPQKRIHLVGIAAKEGVPAKEVEDQIRTLLSDKYKFDPKDKQAIGINNNQEEYERTMGLFTGIAAIVWFVGLGTLAAGIVGVSSIMLIIVKERTKEIGIRKAIGATPWSIISLVLQESIFITSMAGYIGLLLGVGILELIRSLIEKVEMDGGEVSYFSRPEVNISVAITATLILVIAGALAGLFPAMRAANIKPIEALRAE, encoded by the coding sequence ATGTTTGATTCAGATAAATGGCAGGAAATATTTGCCACCATCAAAAAAAATAAATTACGGACTTTTCTTACTGCTTTGGGTGTAGGTTGGGGAATTTTTATGCTTGTTTTCCTTTTGGGAGTAGGTAAAGGCATGGAAAATGGCGTAAAACGAGAATTTGCTGGAGAATCTGTAAACAGTATTTGGGTTTGGAGAGGCAAAACAACCCTTCCTTACAAAGGATTAAAACCAGGGAGAGAAATTTTCTTTACCAATGAAGATTATGAAACAGCTCAAAATAAAATGAATAACATAGATTTTATAGGCGTTCGTAATAGTCTGTGGGGTGAGTTTACCATTAATTATAAAAACAAAAATGGTTCCTTCCAAGTATATGGTTCAAACTACAACTTCTTCAAACTCAATGGCGAAAAAATCATCAATGGACGTTTCATCAATGACCTTGATATGGATGAAAAGCGTAAAATCGTAGTTATTGGCGTTCGTGTAAAAAATATTTTATTTGGTGATAAAGACCCTATTGGCGAATATATTGAAATCAAAGGTGTTCATTTTAAAGTTGTGGGGGTTTTTACAAGAAAAGGTGGTAATGGTCGTTTAGAAGAAAGGATTTATATGCCATTTACAACTTATCAGGCTACTTTTAATCCTCAAAAAAGAATTCATTTGGTAGGTATTGCAGCCAAAGAAGGTGTGCCAGCCAAAGAAGTAGAAGACCAAATCAGAACATTATTATCAGATAAATATAAATTTGACCCAAAAGACAAACAAGCTATAGGCATTAACAACAACCAAGAGGAATATGAACGAACAATGGGGTTGTTTACTGGAATTGCAGCAATTGTTTGGTTCGTAGGCTTAGGAACCCTTGCCGCTGGGATTGTAGGTGTTAGTAGTATCATGCTCATCATTGTAAAAGAGCGTACCAAAGAAATCGGCATCCGAAAAGCTATTGGAGCTACCCCTTGGTCTATTATTAGCCTAGTGCTTCAAGAATCTATTTTTATCACCTCTATGGCTGGTTATATTGGCTTACTGTTAGGTGTAGGTATTTTAGAACTTATTAGATCCCTGATTGAAAAAGTAGAAATGGATGGTGGAGAAGTAAGTTATTTTAGCCGTCCAGAAGTAAATATAAGTGTAGCCATTACCGCAACGCTTATCTTAGTCATTGCAGGTGCTTTAGCAGGGCTTTTTCCAGCAATGCGTGCAGCCAATATCAAACCCATTGAAGCTCTTAGAGCAGAATAA